Sequence from the Natronomonas marina genome:
GTGCCGGAACCAGTCGCTACGGCGTCAAAAGGCCAGCGGAACGTAGGGAACGGTACGCGTGAGCACTCACCCGAGCACCAAATCTTATATTACTGTACTGACAACGTCTATTTATATAGAGAGCACATGATACGAACGTTCCGGGAGTTCGTGACGGCTCACAACTGGGCATACGCGGTACCAGCGGGACTCGTCTCCGCGGCGTACGTTTTTTATAACAGTCCGGGAGGAGGGACGTTCTATTTTGGAATCGTTTTCTGGGCCGGGCTACTCGGTGGACTGCTGACGCTTGCGGAGTCGAGCGGAACGTGGCGTATCGGGTTTCGAACCGGATCGATCGGAGCACTGCCGGCGCTGCAGCCCGTCGTTTCCGTAGCCGGTACTCTTCCGGGGTTCGATCTACCCGCGATTACGACGACTTTACACGGTGTGTTACTGATCGTATTCGGAGCTATCAGCGTTCTGTTGGTCGGTGCACTCGGGGCCATCGGT
This genomic interval carries:
- a CDS encoding DUF5518 domain-containing protein, whose product is MIRTFREFVTAHNWAYAVPAGLVSAAYVFYNSPGGGTFYFGIVFWAGLLGGLLTLAESSGTWRIGFRTGSIGALPALQPVVSVAGTLPGFDLPAITTTLHGVLLIVFGAISVLLVGALGAIGAKAGGWLSRKIEPGTNPIDPSV